Genomic segment of Candidatus Limnocylindrales bacterium:
TCTTTACCCGAAGAGGTATTGATCCTTATGAGTTTATACCCTCAACCGCCGCAACGCCGTCCCTCTGTTCAATATATTCCTGTTCCTTATAAGAAAGAGGGAGAAGAAAAAAGAACCCGGTCTAAAATTTTGGAATAACCGGGGGAAATTCTCTTAAGGCTCTTTCTCCTGACTCCGAGGTTTTCAAAACCCCGGAGTTTTCCTCCCTAAAGTTCTGAAAATCCCGAGATCTCCCATATTTGGGGATTTTGGAATCGTTGCCAACTCTTAGGTTGGGCTTAAACCTCCTGAGGTTTTAAATACCTCAGAGATCTATCCGGTTCTCCATCAAGGCTTGAATTCTCACCCCTCTTATAGAGGGGTAGAAATGTACCTGAATCCCGGTTTGTGGACTCCGGGTTCTCTTCCGGGGATCCGGGTGTTTCTCATCCTCCCTTTCTGAGATCTCCTGGTTCTGTAAGCACTGCATGGAGGGCAAAAGCCCGGAGAGAGGACTCTCCTTCCTCCCTTGCCCGGGAAAGAAAAGATCCCTGGTACCAGAATTGCAAGTTTACTTTTTTAGAGCTATTTAAGCTAAACAAAACTAAAAATAAGAATATATTGGAAAAGTTTACAAACCTTGTTTGAATTAACTATAAAGAGTGGAGGTATTTTCTATGCCGGTAGGTGCATGGAGTCCAGAACGAGAGCAAGAATACGAAAAGCTCAAGGAGGAGTTTAAAAAGGAAGGAAGATATAAGGGAAGAGAAGAAGAAGTAGCTGCACGCATTGTAAATAAACAGCGCCGGGAATTCAAAGAGACTAAAGAGGCCAGCGAAGAAGATAAAAATGACCAATTAGATCAGGAACTGCCCATTGAAAATTACGATCGGTTGACCGTTCAGGAGTTAACCAGGAAGTTGGGATCTCTTTCAGAAAAAGAGCTTCAAGAAATTGAAGAGTATGAAAAGAAGCACAAAAACCGAAAAACCGCTTTAGAAGCCATGGAAAGACAAAGGAAGAAACTCCAGGACGGGAAAGAAAAAGCAAAGACGAAAGAGACCAGGGGTTATTGGGATCTCTAGGGTGATCCAGGGGCTATTATCCTTGATTTCTCCTACACGGTAAAGGATAAAAGGCTCATAATCCTCATAATCCTATGGAAAAAGGGAAAATTCAGATTCATCGGGAGGAAGTTATGAAATTACTTCTGGTTTTAGGGAAAGGATTCCTATCTGTATTTTTGGTTTTTATGCTGATTTCTTACCTGGTGGGGGGCAGTGGGGCCGAAGCCCGGGAACCGGCTAAGGATCCCGATCCTGCTCAAACGAAAACCCGCCCCGACTGGTGGTTGACTTTTAAAACTAAAATGGCCCTTCTGGCCAGTCCGGAGGTGAGCGCTTTTGATATTGATGTAGATACCAAAGATGGGGTCATTTACTTAAAAGGGACGGTTTCTTCAGAAAATGAAAAACAGCGTGCCGAACAAGTAGCCCAGGGAATAGAAGGAAAACGGGGGGTAGTAAATAATCTAGTCGTTTCCGATAAGGCAAGACCGGAATATCTTTCCGACAAAGATGAAAATATTCGGGCTGCCGTCGAAAAAAATCTGGCCAGTGATCCGAACTTTAAGAATGTCCAGGTAGACGTCAAGGATGGAATTGTGACCTTAACCGGATCGGTGGAAACCTATTCTTTAAGTGCAGAAGCTGCCAGACTGGCCCGAGTTAAAGGTGTAAAAGCCATTCAAAATGAGTTGATCGTAGAGAAGGAACCTTCCTGATAGAACGGAGTGGAGTTTTGCCCGAACGGGCCAAACTTTGTATAGATACCGAACGGTAGGGAAAAAGGTGGATATATTATAGACCCTGGATAAAAAATCAACACAGATCCCTCCTCATCCAGTCCGCATATTCCATACTTCCTTACCGTTCGGCTTTTTTATTTTTTCCGTTTCCCAGGGATACCTTCTGATTTATGTGGACCCGGATTCTGGATCCTCCCCTACTAAGGAGCTGATAATCTGATTGGTTCGAGTTAAGGTCAGATGGACTGGGCATTTATTGGCAATTTGTAAGAGCCGTTCTTGTTGCTCCCTGGTCAGGTTGCCCTTTACCCTTATGTTTCGTTCAATCCTGTCAATTTTTCCCTCCTTATTTTCACACTCTGCACAGTCTTTGGCATGGATTTTCTGATGACTGAGGATCACTTCGACCTGCTCTAGAGGCCATCCTTTACGCCGCGCATACAGCAGCAAAGTCATCGATGTTCAGGCACCCAGCGCAGATAAGATGAGTTCATAGGGGTCGGGTCCTTTTCCATCTCCCCCAGCTTCTTGGGGTTCATCGGCTATAAACCGATAAGTCGAAGTAATGACCTCTTGCTGAAGGTTTTCTCTGGATCGTACCGTTACAGTTGCCATATGAGCAATCAGAAGCCAGAAGCAAGGGAAGCTTTTTTGGTTTCTTACTTCCGGCTTCGTATCTCCTGGTTCCAGATTAAGCTATTTTAATGATTCCCTCTTCTACAGGTTGAAATCGGGTAACCACCTGAGGATCGTGCCCGGCAACAATGAGATCTTTAGAGCCGGCCAGCTCTTCTATTTTCTCAAAGGCCATGAGCATCTGGGGTAGATGGGTGATGATCTGGACCGGCTCTCTTCTTTCAATATTTCTATAAAAGTGTGAGGCGTCAGAAGCCAATACAACGTTTCCGCGGGCCGTCTGTACGGTCACAATCTGAGTACCTGCCGTATGCCCTCCCACCCAGTACACCCGGACCCCCGGGATCACCTGTCGGTCTCCTTCCACCATAAAAATTCGACCTCCATAGTTTAGCCTGACCAGCTCCGCCAGTGTCGCCGGATTCGTAACCCTTTGATAGGGCTCATAGCGGGCCATAGGACCGGTAAAGAAGGCAACCTCTTCCCTTTGAACCCAGAAAGTGGCCCTGGGGAACAAAGAATATCCCCCCCAGTGGTCCCAGTGGAGATGGGTAACCAGGACCAGGGAAACCTCCAGCGCATCAACACCGATCTTACCTAATAAGGATGTCGGATTGACATAGTTAGATATCTCTCGAACCTGGGCATCTTCATAACAAAAGCCGGTATCTACCAGGATGGGAAAAGGTCCACCTAAAATACACCATATATAAAAATAGAGAGTTACTTTCTCATGGGAAGGATTTCGATAAAAGAATTGACAGGCATCCAGTTGTTTTTCTGCATACTTTAAAGCGTAGATTTCATACCTCTCAGGCTGATTGAGGGACATGATCTCTCATAACCTGTTCACCGTGAAAAGGGTCCATAAAGGGTAGGAGCAACACTACCGAATCCCCCCAGTGGGGCAACTTACAGGTTGCTCCTGCCGGTTATGTTCTATCCCAACACGGAAACGGTATAAACTGTAAAATATATAACGTAAGAAGAATCCGGGGCAGATCCTCTTTACGTTTTATGTTTTATCCGATCTAGGGTATCTTTTAATCCCTTACTTTTGGTGAATAAAATAGGCTTCCAAAGTCTCCGCGTATAAAACACTCCCCCATAGAAGGTCCTCGATTTTTACGAATTCATTGGGTACATGGGCTAATCTATCATCCCCAGGGTAGTGAACGACTGAAAGAATCCCGGCGAAGAAGAGATCTTTAGCCACGGTGTTACCCCCCATGGTGGTGTATTCCATGGGGATACCCAGCTTTTTTGCGGCCTGGTCGAAGCTTTTCATAATGAGGGATTGTTTATCGGAAAGGTGAGGTTGGGTTTCGTGGAGGACTTTGATCTGGAAGCTGGCATCGGGGGATTTTCTCTTCACTGCCGCTATCTTGTCTTCTACGGCCCTCAAGACCTGTTCTTTATTGATACCCAGAGGAAGCCTGAAATCGATGGTAATTCGGGCACTGGCCGGGACCGTATTGGTATTTGTCCCTCCGTGGAAAGTACCGATATTCATGGTCCATCCATCAAAGGCAGGGTCGTATTGATCCCCCAGGTCCAAAGTTTTAAGCTCTGCCACCAACTCTGCCAGGGGAACAATGGCGTTCTTCCCCAGTTGGGGCATGGAACCGTGAACCTGAACGCCCGTACTGATAACCTCCAACCAGAGAACACCTTTTTCCCCATAAATGGAAACATTCATCTTCCCCCCATCGGGGATGATGGCTACATCAAAGTGCAATCCACATTCCTGGATCAGGTAAATAATTCCCAGTTTAGAACCCATTTCCTCGTCGGCAGCAGCAACCAGATACAGGGTTCCATCAAAGTCAGGATACTCTGCCAGGAAAGCTTTGCAGGCACTATAAGCACAGGCGAAAGAACCTTTATCGTCGAGGGTCCCCCGACCAAAAATTTTTCCATCCCGAAGGGTGGGCGTAAAGGGATCTGTTTCCCATAAGCTCCTCTCACCGGGTGGAACTACATCCATATGGCTTACAAAACCCAGGGATCGCTTCCCCCGACCTATTTTTCCAACCACGTTGGTTCGTCCGGGCTCCTTCTCATAATAACTCACTTCCATCCCCAAATGCTTCATCTTTTCCGTAACAATCTCTTTGCAGAGATATTCGTTACCGGGAGGATTTACAGTATTCTGCCTGACCAGATCAGAAACGATCTGGATAATTTCTGTTTCATCGATGTATTTTTCGTATTTGGATTTTTTCATACGTGTGGGCTTGAATGATAAAACTGTTTTATCGAAATAGTTAATCCGATCCTTTTCCTATCTCTTTTATCAGATGTTAGGTACTAATTCCCCCCCCGTCAAGCAAGTTTTTAATCTCATAGAGAAAACTTGAGGGAGGAGAAGAGAAGTCTGGGTCAGCTTTCCCAAAATCAAAGGGATATTCCCCAAACCTTGACGATCGCAGGTCCGGAGACGTACTCTGATAATATTCGATCCTGCTTTTACGGAATTGAGCCTTATCGTTCCCACTGGAGTTAACCTGAAGTAGACTCTCTTACTCCAGGAGGGAATTTACAGCCTGCTCCCCTATAAGTTCCTGGGAGTGTGGGCGTCTGGCCTGCATATTCCCCTTGCGATCCAGACGGTCAACACGCCCCATCGCAGATTGGGAAAGCATGATATTCCATAAAGATAAAGATTCAGAAATCAAGGGCCAGGAATCTGAGATCGGAATTTAAAAACCAAGACCAGAATTTCTGGCTCCTGACTTCTCTATGGAAAGGAAAAGAATGAAGAAAAGTTTGATTCCCCTTACGGTCAGGGTTATCTTGCTGTCATGGGTTATGAGCTTATGGATGCTGGGACATGAAGCCGCTTCCCACGTTGAGACTTCCTCTCCCCCTTCTCAACCTGCAGAAGATAAAGAAAAAATCGAAGCTGTTGTAAAGGCTTACATCAAGGCCATTTACACCCGAAACTACTCAAAAGCCTACGAATTAACTTCAACCTCAGATCGCCAATTTAAAACCTTGGAGGATTATCTTCGAGAGAACGGTTCTTTTACCGGTTTGACCCTGGAGTTGGCCGAAAAACTGGCCAGTTTTATCACATATAAAGATATCAAAACCGAAATCCAGGGAGATCGGGCCAAAGTTACCGTAAATATCAGTCTTCCCGATGGAAACGCCCCGGAAGTTGAAAGTATCCTTCTAGAAGAAGAGCGTCCCAAGGGAGCCTCTCGGGAGGAACTTTTAGAAAAACTGGAAACCCTTCAAAGAGCCGGAAAAATTCCTTTAGTGGAAGGGGAGCAACCTCTGGAGTTGATA
This window contains:
- a CDS encoding cytochrome c oxidase assembly protein, which translates into the protein MKKSLIPLTVRVILLSWVMSLWMLGHEAASHVETSSPPSQPAEDKEKIEAVVKAYIKAIYTRNYSKAYELTSTSDRQFKTLEDYLRENGSFTGLTLELAEKLASFITYKDIKTEIQGDRAKVTVNISLPDGNAPEVESILLEEERPKGASREELLEKLETLQRAGKIPLVEGEQPLELIRENEVWRVFLNWGGGVRVNFKGVVKNNLPWSFEPVQKLVLIQPGETLRNAYRVKNLSDKPVTGKALHGIEPRSQESYLHIIQCFCFLQETLQPGEEKELPLTFQLSWDTPKEVKELEVTYEFYPLEFFEEKWGKTPELK
- a CDS encoding N-acyl homoserine lactonase family protein, with amino-acid sequence MSLNQPERYEIYALKYAEKQLDACQFFYRNPSHEKVTLYFYIWCILGGPFPILVDTGFCYEDAQVREISNYVNPTSLLGKIGVDALEVSLVLVTHLHWDHWGGYSLFPRATFWVQREEVAFFTGPMARYEPYQRVTNPATLAELVRLNYGGRIFMVEGDRQVIPGVRVYWVGGHTAGTQIVTVQTARGNVVLASDASHFYRNIERREPVQIITHLPQMLMAFEKIEELAGSKDLIVAGHDPQVVTRFQPVEEGIIKIA
- a CDS encoding M20 family metallopeptidase; translated protein: MKKSKYEKYIDETEIIQIVSDLVRQNTVNPPGNEYLCKEIVTEKMKHLGMEVSYYEKEPGRTNVVGKIGRGKRSLGFVSHMDVVPPGERSLWETDPFTPTLRDGKIFGRGTLDDKGSFACAYSACKAFLAEYPDFDGTLYLVAAADEEMGSKLGIIYLIQECGLHFDVAIIPDGGKMNVSIYGEKGVLWLEVISTGVQVHGSMPQLGKNAIVPLAELVAELKTLDLGDQYDPAFDGWTMNIGTFHGGTNTNTVPASARITIDFRLPLGINKEQVLRAVEDKIAAVKRKSPDASFQIKVLHETQPHLSDKQSLIMKSFDQAAKKLGIPMEYTTMGGNTVAKDLFFAGILSVVHYPGDDRLAHVPNEFVKIEDLLWGSVLYAETLEAYFIHQK
- a CDS encoding BON domain-containing protein gives rise to the protein MKLLLVLGKGFLSVFLVFMLISYLVGGSGAEAREPAKDPDPAQTKTRPDWWLTFKTKMALLASPEVSAFDIDVDTKDGVIYLKGTVSSENEKQRAEQVAQGIEGKRGVVNNLVVSDKARPEYLSDKDENIRAAVEKNLASDPNFKNVQVDVKDGIVTLTGSVETYSLSAEAARLARVKGVKAIQNELIVEKEPS
- a CDS encoding OsmC family protein, which translates into the protein MTLLLYARRKGWPLEQVEVILSHQKIHAKDCAECENKEGKIDRIERNIRVKGNLTREQQERLLQIANKCPVHLTLTRTNQIISSLVGEDPESGST